A single Anopheles funestus chromosome 2RL, idAnoFuneDA-416_04, whole genome shotgun sequence DNA region contains:
- the LOC125764957 gene encoding uncharacterized protein LOC125764957 translates to MLAIDCLVGGLLLGSLGVNTLALGAFWTTPSLRTTANRFVINLLIVNLVCCFILGPSLFLNAFTGKTPLPTPLPAAVEPPSTPAAHYDAAGGEYGTSTATVALFQRGDAPAPTIAHPNRTRIVRCSKNGTMGSVEDGASNCDRAGDDGGGTAQEEETPFIRTSPVHPGQNDALHPNLTLTKIRCWGLDLVVALGALSVLLVVGDTWCAITDPLRYHSRISELKAWAFIIASWALGIAFGIASGFRGDQKYVTLFKNRLTAEEVAAIESSHWARNQTGTSGAAGLPNTEGFINHLNISEDLYNTIFSYAYFVIVILIPFALVCAMYWRIFSEARESGQRMRQNGSSPLLQSALNLVSAQKHAAAEKQLMLDQTQQPPQQHPVIQPLPSIPERPGEKGDCEGLTMKIDKQIHYEDETITISSIPHHHHHHQQQRDSCLKPLLQQSPGPTPTHKPTPSQQHDASLDRPDRSPQVVQIATPTSATVAALPSVLKSPLRHDRNHNSILMQQLPSESSASGPIPTHPGSPAIALGKVRRNHSAGRLVSFSQEEPSEIPIGGLRQVHSTPNFQKYSAGEFESLGTHHILSLPAVHVPPKALSYMTSIRHRLSNASSLFKYREESRAARISILVIIMFLVSYLPYGILVLMQGHVDLIIVSDQALLAIFTVVIANLSSPFIFAYRNKRVRRGVKRLLGIDKKTNERLQKLTTSNTHFNNHPAVQQQQQQHQHHLGNYGANITMANAVGQEDDVPEVVTTGGASGHKSSHKVRIAGAGSVGGGLTRSNSSCKYLTPNHAAAVAVANGYIVEFERYPSDELNSLCIQKKSILKRVCDSSRKWGCNFATNSCTSNDEQTEV, encoded by the coding sequence ATGTTAGCCATAGACTGTCTGGTTGGTGGTCTGCTGCTCGGTTCGCTCGGTGTGAACACGCTGGCACTTGGTGCGTTCTGGACGACGCCAAGTCTACGCACCACCGCCAACCGGTTCGTGATCAACCTGCTGATAGTGAATCTCGTCTGCTGCTTCATCCTCGGACCGTCGCTGTTCCTGAATGCGTTCACCGGTAAGACACCGCTGCCGACGCCACTGCCGGCTGCGGTTGAACCACCGTCCACACCGGCAGCACATTACGATGCGGCTGGTGGAGAGTATGGCACCAGTACCGCGACGGTGGCACTGTTCCAGCGTGGCGATGCGCCAGCTCCAACGATAGCCCACCCAAACCGGACACGCATCGTGCGGTGCTCCAAGAATGGCACCATGGGCAGCGTTGAGGATGGTGCAAGTAATTGTGATAGGGCAGGGGATGATGGAGGTGGCACGGCGCAGGAAGAGGAAACGCCCTTCATCCGGACCAGCCCGGTACACCCGGGACAGAACGATGCACTACATCCCAATCTTACGCTCACAAAGATTCGTTGCTGGGGGCTAGATTTGGTGGTGGCACTCGGAGCCCTCTCGGTGCTTCTGGTGGTCGGTGACACCTGGTGTGCCATTACCGATCCGTTGCGCTATCACTCCCGCATCTCGGAGCTGAAAGCGTGGGCATTCATCATCGCCAGCTGGGCACTGGGGATCGCGTTCGGTATTGCGTCCGGCTTTCGGGGCGATCAGAAGTACGTTACACTGTTCAAGAACCGGCTCACGGCGGAGGAGGTCGCCGCCATCGAATCTAGTCACTGGGCCCGAAACCAGACCGGTACGAGCGGTGCAGCCGGTCTGCCCAACACCGAAGGTTTCATCAACCACCTGAACATCTCGGAAGATCTGTACAATACGATCTTCTCGTACGCGTACTTCGTGATCGTCATATTGATCCCGTTCGCGCTCGTGTGCGCCATGTACTGGCGGATCTTCTCGGAGGCGCGCGAAAGTGGCCAACGGATGCGACAGAACGGATCCTCACCGTTGCTACAGAGTGCACTCAATCTCGTCTCCGCACAGAAGCATGCGGCCGCCGAGAAGCAGCTAATGCTCGACCAGACACAACAACCGCCCCAGCAACATCCGGTAATACAGCCGCTGCCGAGCATTCCAGAACGACCAGGTGAGAAAGGTGATTGTGAAGGTCTTACCATGAAGATCGACAAACAGATTCACTACGAGGACGAAACGATCACGATCAGTAGTAtaccgcatcatcatcaccatcatcaacagcagagGGATTCGTGCCTGAAGCCACTGCTGCAACAGTCACCTGGTCCAACTCCGACGCACAAACCAACCCCATCGCAGCAGCATGATGCCTCCCTAGATCGTCCCGATCGAAGTCCACAGGTGGTTCAAATAGCGACGCCAACATCCGCCACCGTGGCGGCACTACCGAGTGTGCTCAAGTCACCACTGCGACACGATCGCAACCATAACAGTATTCTGATGCAGCAGCTCCCGTCGGAGAGCAGTGCGAGTGGACCGATCCCAACACATCCGGGATCGCCAGCCATTGCTCTGGGGAAGGTGCGCCGCAATCACAGTGCGGGCCGGTTGGTAAGCTTTAGCCAGGAGGAACCATCCGAAATCCCGATCGGTGGACTGCGGCAGGTCCATTCGACACCTAACTTCCAGAAGTACAGTGCCGGAGAGTTCGAAAGTCTCGGTACGCATCACATCCTGTCGTTACCGGCGGTGCACGTACCGCCAAAAGCGCTCAGCTACATGACGTCCATCCGGCACCGGCTGTCGAACGCGTCCTCGCTCTTCAAATACCGGGAGGAGTCGCGTGCCGCCCGGATAAGTATTCTCGTGATCATCATGTTCCTCGTGTCGTACCTACCGTACGGTATTCTGGTGCTGATGCAGGGCCACGTCGATCTGATCATCGTGTCCGATCAGGCCCTGCTGGCGATCTTTACCGTGGTGATCGCGAACCTCAGCTCACCGTTCATCTTCGCCTACCGCAACAAGCGTGTCCGGCGCGGCGTTAAGCGGCTGCTCGGGATCGATAAGAAGACGAACGAGCGGCTCCAGAAGCTGACCACCAGCAACACACACTTCAACAACCATCCAgcagtgcagcagcagcagcaacagcaccagcatCATCTCGGTAACTATGGTGCAAACATCACGATGGCCAATGCCGTCGGGCAGGAGGATGATGTGCCGGAGGTGGTAACCACCGGCGGTGCCAGTGGTCACAAGTCATCGCACAAGGTGCGCATCGCCGGTGCCGGCAGTGTCGGTGGCGGACTGACGCGCAGCAATAGTTCATGCAAGTATCTCACGCCAAATCACGCGGCGGCCGTGGCCGTGGCGAACGGGTACATAGTCGAGTTCGAGCGGTATCCCTCCGACGAGCTCAATAGTCTCTGCATACAGAAGAAATCGATACTGAAACGGGTCTGTGATAGTTCGCGTAAGTGGGGCTGCAACTTTGCCACCAATTCCTGCACCAGCAACGACGAGCAGACGGAGGTATAG